One genomic window of Methanosalsum zhilinae DSM 4017 includes the following:
- a CDS encoding helix-turn-helix transcriptional regulator — MKHSLLDIVINSKKRRNVLMLLNERDRSADEIKNLLDETSSSIMPQIRILEENDLVVQENGNYRLSEVAHVIINNMKPFVDSIRLFDQYPEYWTKHDIRRLPKHLQRRIAEIKDYKLQKPDLSHLFELPDKLVEDILKSSKVMIFSSFFHPAYPKLLQKLADEGTEISIVLTGSTIDRFKIDHINEINDFLKLENTNIYSYKGECGVEAVVVTNTMMIMRLFFSDGSFSHTRIISHDPSSIKWARELFIYYKNSSESIEKI, encoded by the coding sequence ATGAAACATTCATTGCTTGATATTGTAATAAATTCAAAAAAGAGAAGAAATGTCCTTATGCTCCTGAACGAAAGAGACAGGAGCGCAGATGAGATCAAAAATCTCCTTGATGAAACCTCCAGTTCAATAATGCCACAGATTAGGATACTTGAAGAAAATGATCTTGTAGTGCAGGAGAATGGAAACTATCGTTTATCTGAAGTGGCACATGTAATCATTAATAACATGAAGCCTTTTGTAGATTCCATTAGATTGTTTGATCAATACCCGGAATACTGGACAAAGCACGACATCAGGAGATTACCGAAACATCTGCAAAGAAGGATTGCAGAAATAAAAGATTATAAACTGCAGAAACCTGACCTCAGCCACCTGTTTGAACTTCCGGATAAATTGGTAGAAGATATATTAAAGTCAAGTAAAGTAATGATATTTTCATCCTTTTTCCATCCAGCATATCCAAAATTACTGCAAAAACTTGCAGATGAGGGAACTGAGATTTCGATTGTACTTACCGGATCAACAATTGACAGGTTCAAAATAGATCACATAAATGAAATTAATGATTTTTTAAAACTTGAAAATACCAATATTTATTCATATAAAGGAGAATGCGGTGTCGAAGCTGTTGTAGTAACCAATACAATGATGATCATGCGGCTCTTTTTTAGTGATGGTTCTTTTTCCCATACACGAATAATAAGCCATGACCCATCCTCTATCAAATGGGCCAGAGAATTGTTCATATATTATAAAAATTCATCTGAAAGTATAGAAAAGATATGA